A genomic window from Silene latifolia isolate original U9 population chromosome 11, ASM4854445v1, whole genome shotgun sequence includes:
- the LOC141613320 gene encoding protein FAR1-RELATED SEQUENCE 5-like yields the protein MYAKGKQWVMTYCRNLEMGGVMRITQRSESENSFFKRFESKSGTLVEFSLRFDSAMDQQRHTRTKLGNVNMHTSPEISTHLAIEVHGAQVYSHKGFSEGDSAEVTTVRDANRDINYQVTYCPVTFKATCSCRMIERKGILCRHVIWIYSSNGLKTIPDGYVVNKWCKDAIRSKMFDCNGEAAEDVDIIDGK from the exons ATGTACGCTAAAGGGAAGCAGTGGGTTATGACATATTGTAGGAACCTAGAGATGGGGGGTGTTATGAGGATaacccaaagatcagagagtGAAAATAGTTTCTTTAAGAGATTTGAGAGCAAATCGGGAACGTTAGTCGAGTTTTCACTGCGTTTTGACAGCGCGATGGACCAACAAAGACACACGCGGACGAAGCTTGGCAACGTTAACATGCACACTTCACCTGAAATATCAACGCATCTGGCTATTGAGGTGCACGGGGCGCAAGTGTACAGTCATAAG GGGTTTTCCGAGGGAGACTCCGCAGAGGTGACAACTGTAAGAGATGCAAACAGAGACATAAATTATCAGGTTACGTACTGCCCAG TTACATTTAAAGCAACTTGTAGCTGCAGAATGATTGAAAGGAAAGGCATTCTATGCAGGCATGTTATATGGATTTACTCATCGAACGGACTGAAGACTATTCCAGATGGGTATGTTGTTAACAAATGGTGTAAAGATGCAATCCGCTCTAAAATGTTCGATTGTAATGGTGAAGCAGCTGAGGACGTTGATATCATAGATGGAAAATAG
- the LOC141613321 gene encoding protein FAR1-RELATED SEQUENCE 4-like: protein MAINRPVFFFDYEVHSDGSLSKAILVDGIARRNYSVFGDGVSFDPTYSTNKYGIWPSHFSPGRFLVAMGGKESKYIITDQDPGILKVVPLVFKIACHRYCMWHIMNKVPSKYGVTRKDYSEFLKKMNAIIWDENIEAAEFDAKWEEIGREHTVNNID, encoded by the exons ATGGCTATTAATAGGCCAGTGTTCTTCTTTGACTATGAAGTTCATTCTGACGGTAGTCTGAGTAAAGCTATATTGGTCGACGGtatcgctagaaggaactactctgtttttggtgatggagtgTCATTTGATCCGACgtattccaccaataagtatgGTATATGGCCTTCACACTTTTCACCGGG CCGTTTTTTGGTTGCGATGGGTGGGAAGGAGTCTAAGTATATTATCACCGATCAGGATCCTGGTATTCTTAAAGTGGTACCTCTCGTATTCAAGATAGCATGCCACCgatattgtatgtggcatatcatgaacaaaGTGCCAAGCAAGTATGGAGTGACAAGAAAAGATTATTCTGAATTTTTAAAGAAAATGAATGCCATTATATGGGATGAAAACATTGAAGCGGCAGAgttcgatgcaaaatgggaagaaataGGCAGAGAACACACAGTTAATAATATTGATTGA